The Lichenihabitans psoromatis genome contains a region encoding:
- the tnpA gene encoding IS66-like element accessory protein TnpA, whose protein sequence is MVTEAGEPGATVSMVARRHGIHSSLLFRWRRNARAGERAVTSSSAPPSFMPVALPAPVDLPRHTSGTIKIDLAGGHRLRVEGPVDLIVLRSVIDALVGR, encoded by the coding sequence ATGGTAACCGAGGCGGGCGAGCCTGGTGCCACGGTTTCGATGGTGGCGCGACGACACGGCATTCATTCGAGCCTGCTGTTCCGGTGGCGGCGTAACGCGCGGGCTGGGGAGCGTGCTGTGACATCGTCGTCGGCGCCGCCCTCGTTCATGCCCGTGGCCTTGCCTGCTCCCGTTGATTTGCCTCGACACACTTCAGGCACGATCAAGATCGACTTGGCGGGCGGCCATCGCTTGCGGGTCGAGGGTCCGGTCGATCTCATTGTCCTGCGCAGCGTGATCGACGCCCTGGTTGGTC
- the tnpA gene encoding IS66-like element accessory protein TnpA — protein sequence MRVEVLSGVERRRQWSDDEKARIVEETLVPGARVAEVARRNAVSASLVFGWRRLARAGLLGRGVPALVPVEIVAPVPALPTPTPSSVSRPRRSAGLIEIELSQGRRLRVGPDVDGDALRRVLDALDRR from the coding sequence ATGCGGGTCGAGGTTCTGAGCGGGGTTGAGCGCCGGCGTCAATGGTCGGACGATGAGAAGGCCCGGATCGTTGAGGAGACTTTGGTCCCGGGTGCGCGGGTGGCCGAGGTGGCGCGACGCAACGCGGTAAGTGCCAGCCTTGTGTTCGGATGGCGTCGCCTGGCTCGCGCCGGCCTTCTGGGACGGGGCGTGCCGGCGCTGGTTCCGGTCGAGATCGTGGCTCCCGTTCCCGCACTGCCGACCCCCACGCCATCGAGCGTATCGCGCCCGAGGCGGTCGGCCGGGCTGATCGAGATCGAACTGTCGCAGGGGCGCCGCCTGCGGGTGGGCCCTGATGTCGACGGCGACGCGCTGCGGCGCGTCCTCGATGCCCTGGATCGCCGATGA
- the tnpB gene encoding IS66 family insertion sequence element accessory protein TnpB (TnpB, as the term is used for proteins encoded by IS66 family insertion elements, is considered an accessory protein, since TnpC, encoded by a neighboring gene, is a DDE family transposase.) has protein sequence MIPLPSGTKVWLATGHTDMRKGIGGLSLLVQEVLGRDPFCGHLFVFRGRRSDLIKIVWHDGQGGCLFMKRLDRGRFTWPSASDGAIAITPAQLAYLTEGIDWRNPQQTWRPSQAG, from the coding sequence ATGATCCCGCTGCCGAGCGGCACCAAGGTGTGGCTGGCGACAGGCCACACCGACATGCGCAAGGGTATTGGTGGCCTGTCACTGTTGGTGCAGGAGGTGCTCGGGCGCGACCCGTTCTGCGGCCACCTGTTCGTCTTCCGCGGCCGTCGATCCGACTTGATCAAGATCGTCTGGCACGACGGCCAGGGCGGGTGCCTGTTCATGAAGAGGCTGGACCGCGGCCGGTTCACCTGGCCGTCGGCGAGTGACGGGGCGATCGCGATCACGCCGGCGCAGCTCGCCTACCTGACCGAGGGGATCGACTGGAGAAACCCACAGCAGACGTGGCGTCCGAGCCAAGCGGGATAA
- the tnpC gene encoding IS66 family transposase: MIVALRSEALIRRLETEKLKFLIAKLRREQFGQSSERGRLLVEQLELAIADVEESQGAAEAEADIAAPAAAAAERQKRPARTQRPSLPDHLPVERIVYPAPCACAKCGGARLRKLDDVVSRSLECEPRRWKIVEHVREKMTCRDCESVTETPAPSHPIPRGFAGPNLLASVLVSKFMLHQPLNRQSDAFAREGIAIDTSTLADRVGACAVALAPIVDAIRRHVLAADRIHGDDTTVPVLAKGKTDTGRLWTYVRDDRPFGGADPPAAAFHYSRSRSGEHPREHLATYGGILQADAYAGYNDLYDGRRRPAPVIEAACWAHGRRKLFDIAKLTKAPIAVEAVRRIDEIFAIERTINGQTSVERVAARQQQSKPLILDLEIYLREQRMLLSAKSDTAKAITYILSRWAAFTRFLDDGRICLSNNAAERALRGIAIGRRNWTFCGSDAGGHRAAAIYTLIETAKLNDVDPQAWLADVLARLPDHPAKRLDELLPWNWKASRPGAALAQAA; this comes from the coding sequence ATGATCGTGGCGCTGCGTAGCGAAGCCCTGATCCGCCGGCTCGAAACCGAGAAGCTGAAGTTCCTGATCGCCAAGCTGCGCCGTGAGCAGTTCGGCCAGTCCTCCGAGCGTGGCAGGCTCCTCGTGGAGCAACTCGAGTTGGCCATCGCCGACGTGGAAGAGAGCCAGGGCGCGGCCGAGGCGGAGGCCGACATCGCGGCACCCGCCGCGGCGGCCGCGGAGCGACAGAAGCGCCCCGCCCGTACGCAACGCCCAAGCCTGCCCGATCACCTGCCGGTGGAGCGGATCGTGTATCCGGCGCCCTGCGCCTGCGCCAAATGCGGTGGAGCCCGGCTTCGCAAGCTCGACGACGTCGTGTCGCGCTCGCTCGAATGCGAGCCGCGGCGGTGGAAGATCGTCGAGCACGTACGCGAGAAGATGACGTGCCGCGACTGCGAGAGCGTCACCGAGACGCCGGCCCCGTCCCACCCGATCCCGCGCGGCTTTGCCGGCCCGAACCTGCTGGCGAGCGTGCTGGTGTCGAAGTTCATGCTTCACCAGCCGCTGAACCGGCAGAGCGACGCCTTCGCCCGCGAGGGGATCGCGATCGATACCTCGACGCTGGCGGACCGCGTCGGCGCCTGTGCGGTGGCGCTCGCCCCGATCGTGGACGCGATCAGGCGTCACGTGCTGGCGGCGGATCGGATCCACGGCGATGACACGACAGTGCCGGTGTTGGCCAAAGGAAAGACCGACACGGGGCGCCTGTGGACCTACGTGCGGGACGACCGGCCGTTCGGCGGTGCCGACCCGCCGGCCGCGGCCTTCCATTATTCGCGCAGCCGGTCCGGGGAACACCCGCGGGAGCACCTGGCGACCTACGGCGGCATCCTGCAGGCCGATGCCTACGCGGGCTACAACGACCTTTATGACGGCCGACGCAGACCAGCACCCGTGATCGAGGCGGCGTGCTGGGCCCACGGACGGCGGAAACTGTTCGACATCGCCAAGCTGACGAAGGCGCCGATCGCGGTGGAAGCGGTACGACGCATCGATGAGATTTTCGCCATAGAGCGCACCATTAACGGCCAGACCTCGGTCGAGCGCGTCGCTGCACGACAACAACAGTCGAAGCCGCTCATCCTCGATCTGGAGATCTACCTTCGGGAACAGCGAATGCTGCTCTCGGCCAAGAGCGATACGGCCAAGGCCATCACTTATATCCTGAGCCGTTGGGCGGCCTTCACCCGCTTTCTCGACGACGGCAGGATCTGCCTGAGCAATAACGCGGCGGAGCGCGCACTGCGGGGGATCGCCATCGGCAGACGGAACTGGACGTTCTGCGGCTCAGACGCGGGCGGCCATCGCGCCGCCGCCATCTATACGCTGATCGAGACCGCCAAGCTCAACGATGTCGATCCTCAGGCCTGGCTCGCCGACGTCCTCGCCCGGCTGCCGGACCACCCCGCCAAGCGCCTCGACGAGCTGCTGCCCTGGAACTGGAAGGCCAGCCGACCTGGCGCAGCCCTGGCCCAGGCGGCCTGA
- a CDS encoding GntR family transcriptional regulator has translation MLDAIVQAIAERRLAPGIKLAEEQLAEIFGLNRARIRKVLLVLSQRRIVQLSPNRGATVARPTAKETREVFQARRLIEAELVRLVAALPGPQREAAIASLRTHLAAEHQAIEIGDRNAEVRLSGLFHLRLAQAAGNSIFSSILRDLIAQSSLAVSAHATGHQLDCSLREHDSIVDALAASDTAGALSLSLAHLIHIEAALALNKQEGTDLVAIFSTIRPAVRKRVEI, from the coding sequence ATGCTCGATGCGATCGTGCAGGCCATCGCCGAACGTCGTCTCGCGCCCGGCATCAAGCTGGCGGAGGAGCAACTTGCCGAGATCTTCGGCCTGAATCGCGCCCGAATCCGCAAGGTACTCCTTGTGCTGTCGCAACGACGGATCGTCCAGCTCTCGCCAAACCGCGGCGCCACCGTGGCGCGGCCAACAGCCAAGGAGACGCGCGAGGTCTTTCAGGCCCGTCGCCTAATTGAAGCCGAGCTCGTCCGTCTCGTCGCGGCATTGCCGGGACCGCAGCGCGAAGCTGCAATCGCAAGTCTCCGCACTCACCTCGCCGCCGAGCACCAGGCGATCGAGATCGGCGACCGCAACGCTGAGGTTAGGTTGTCGGGCCTGTTCCACCTTCGGCTGGCCCAGGCTGCCGGAAACAGCATCTTCTCCTCCATCCTGCGCGACCTCATCGCGCAAAGCTCGCTTGCTGTGTCAGCGCATGCAACGGGCCACCAACTCGACTGCTCGCTACGCGAGCATGATTCCATCGTCGACGCGCTCGCCGCCAGCGATACTGCGGGTGCACTTTCTCTCTCGCTCGCGCACCTGATACATATCGAGGCGGCGCTGGCCCTCAACAAACAAGAGGGAACCGACCTCGTCGCGATCTTCTCTACAATACGACCGGCCGTTCGCAAGCGCGTTGAAATCTGA
- a CDS encoding alpha/beta hydrolase, whose amino-acid sequence MKTYRGMDREALDTAYNNRAVVPDWEGYLTRWAERSDTVYASTLCGRDLHYGDSARQKVDIFPCGVPGRPTILFLHGGYWQWNDKEGQAFVAAGLLPHTLNVAVGEYTLAPAATMEQICGEVHAMVRWIEHGLSTICGGLAPLYVCGISTGAHLMATALTLPNVAGGLLISGIYDLEPIRLSGLNDAIGMSADDARTFSPLHRPAGAAKPLVVTFGDRERPEIQRQSRDYGAALEAQGWRPEVFPVSGADHFSVLESLASPDGVLATKLARMAT is encoded by the coding sequence ATGAAAACATATCGCGGAATGGATCGCGAAGCTTTAGACACAGCCTACAACAATCGGGCGGTCGTGCCCGACTGGGAGGGCTACCTGACGCGCTGGGCAGAGCGCAGCGACACTGTTTACGCTTCGACGCTCTGCGGTAGAGATCTGCACTACGGCGACAGCGCACGGCAGAAGGTCGACATCTTCCCCTGTGGAGTCCCTGGGCGGCCCACGATCCTGTTTCTTCACGGCGGCTACTGGCAGTGGAACGACAAGGAGGGGCAAGCGTTCGTCGCTGCCGGCCTGCTGCCGCACACCCTAAACGTCGCCGTCGGGGAATACACGCTGGCGCCTGCGGCGACGATGGAGCAGATCTGCGGCGAAGTTCATGCAATGGTGCGATGGATAGAACATGGATTGTCTACAATATGCGGTGGTCTTGCTCCGCTCTACGTGTGCGGAATTTCCACCGGTGCTCATCTGATGGCGACCGCATTGACCCTCCCGAACGTCGCCGGCGGGCTCTTGATCAGCGGCATCTACGACCTTGAGCCGATCCGCCTCTCCGGGCTCAACGATGCCATCGGGATGTCAGCGGATGACGCGCGGACCTTCTCGCCCTTGCATCGACCGGCGGGCGCCGCCAAGCCGCTCGTGGTGACATTTGGTGATCGCGAACGTCCTGAAATCCAGCGCCAGTCTCGCGACTACGGGGCCGCGCTCGAAGCGCAGGGCTGGCGGCCCGAGGTTTTTCCAGTATCCGGGGCGGACCACTTCTCCGTGCTGGAATCCCTGGCGTCGCCCGACGGCGTGCTCGCTACAAAGCTGGCGCGCATGGCGACCTGA